GGTGCCGCCGGTGCGCCAGGAGGCGCTGTAGATGCCGACCATCCCGGTCTTGGCCGCAGGCACGTCGCGCCCGCCGCCGCGGATGACCAGGGTGCCGTCGATCAGCGGCAGCTCGTGGTCCTCCTGCAGGAAGATCACCATGCCGTTGGACAACTGCACGCGGACCGGCTGCGGAGGATGGAAGGGGGGCAGGGGCGGGACCTTGATCCGCTTCCAAGGCGCGGCCGGGGCTTGGGGCACGTTCTTCTTGCCGGCGGTGGGCGCGGTCTGGGCGGCGGCACCCGCCAGCAGCACCAGCGTGAGACTCAAGGTCAGGAAACGGTTGGAGAGTGGAAGTGCGCGATTCATTACTTGCCTCCCTGGGCCGGCGCCGCGGTCTCGATGATGGCCACGGTGCGATTGGAGCCGGTGAAGGTCTGGTTGGCCACGCGGCGGATGTCGGCCTTGGTGACCTTGTCCATGCGGTCGATCTGGCGGAAGACCTCGCGCCAGTCGCCGAAGCGGGCCTGGGCGGTGCCCAGGGCCTGGGCCAGGTCGGTGTTGTCGGCCAGGCTGCGGATGAGGTCGGCCTTGGCCCGCGTCTTCACGCTCTGCAGTTCCTCGTCGCTGACGTCCTCGGTCTTGAGCCGCTCGATCTCCTTGTGGATGGCGGCGCGCAGTTCCTCCGGCGTCTTGCCGCGGTTGGGCACGGCGAAGAAGAAGAAGAGGTTGGGGTACTTGTCGCCGGGGAAGTAGTTTCCGCCCTGGGCGACGACGGCCAGCTTCTGGTCGCGCACCAGGGAGCGGTAGAGGCGCGAGACCCGGCCCTTGGACATGATGTCGGCGATCACGTCGTAGACGGCGGCGTCCGGATCGCGCGAGTCGGGGCGGTGGTAGCCTTCCAGGTAGATGGGCTGGGAGGCCTCCTTGATCACCACCTCGCGCTCGCCGATCTGCTTGGGCTCGGGCACCGTGTCATCCACCGGCCTGGGCTCCTTCTTCAGCCGGCCCAGGTATTTCTCCGCCATGGGGAGGAAGGTGGCGCGGTTGACGTCGCCCACCACCGCGGTCACCATGTTGGCGGGGACGTAGTACTTGGCGTAGAAATTCTTGGCGTCGGTCTCGGAGAAGTTGTCCAGCTCCCAGGAGGTGCCGATGCCCTCGTTGTGGTAGGGATGGGCGAGGAAGGCGGCGGCCACGAACTGCTCGATGAGGCGGCCGATGGGGGCGCTGTCCACGCGCAGGCGGCGCTCCTCGTGCACCACGTCGCGCTCCTTGTAGAACTCGCGGAAGACGGGATCTTGGAAGCGCTCCGACTCCAGGTAGGCCCAGAGTTCGGTGCGGTTGGCGGGCAGGGCGTAGAAGTAGCCGGTCTCGT
This sequence is a window from Terriglobales bacterium. Protein-coding genes within it:
- a CDS encoding insulinase family protein — encoded protein: MNRALPLSNRFLTLSLTLVLLAGAAAQTAPTAGKKNVPQAPAAPWKRIKVPPLPPFHPPQPVRVQLSNGMVIFLQEDHELPLIDGTLVIRGGGRDVPAAKTGMVGIYSASWRTGGT
- a CDS encoding pitrilysin family protein; translated protein: MKSKIVRIFFPALLLCLLALPLAAQDMSQYMHEFEKHITVKTLPNGLTLLVMERPEAPVFSFFTHVDAGSVQDPKGQSGLAHMFEHMAFKGTSTIGTTNYAKEKVALDKVEAAYQAYDAERLKTIGRDDKKVAALEKAWRDAIADADQYVIENQFGRIIEENGGENLNAFTSNDETGYFYALPANRTELWAYLESERFQDPVFREFYKERDVVHEERRLRVDSAPIGRLIEQFVAAAFLAHPYHNEGIGTSWELDNFSETDAKNFYAKYYVPANMVTAVVGDVNRATFLPMAEKYLGRLKKEPRPVDDTVPEPKQIGEREVVIKEASQPIYLEGYHRPDSRDPDAAVYDVIADIMSKGRVSRLYRSLVRDQKLAVVAQGGNYFPGDKYPNLFFFFAVPNRGKTPEELRAAIHKEIERLKTEDVSDEELQSVKTRAKADLIRSLADNTDLAQALGTAQARFGDWREVFRQIDRMDKVTKADIRRVANQTFTGSNRTVAIIETAAPAQGGK